CCGAGCCGCCGAGCCGCCGAGCCGCCGAGCCGCCCAATCGCCCTAACCGCCCTACCGGCACTAGATTACCCCCCATGTCAGCCGACGGCCTGTCCGACCGGGAGATCCGCGTCCTCGAGGCGGTCATCCAGGTCTACATCGAGACTGCGGAGCCCGCGGGGAGCCAGACCATCGCCCAGCGCTTCCCGCTGGGTGTCTCCTCGGCCACCATCCGCAACACGATGGGCGAGCTCGAGGAGAAGGGCTACCTCTACCATCCGCATACCTCCGCGGGCCGGATCCCGACTGACCGGGCCTACCGCTGGTACGTCAACAACCTGGCTGGCCTGGCCCCGCCGAGCAGCGAGGACCAGCGGATGCTCACCGCGGAGCTTGGTACCGCCCGCAGCGCGCTGGAGGAGATCCTCCGCCGCGCCGCGCAGGTGCTGGGCGTCCTGACGAACGAGCTGGGGGTGGCGGTGGCGCCGGCGTTCGACCAGGTGGTGCTCGAGAAGATCGACCTCACCCAGGTGTCCACCGAGCGGCTCCTCCTGGTGTTCCACCTCAAGAGCGGCGCGGTGCGGACCATCTTCGTCCAGGTCTCCGGCCACCTGCCCGCCGACACCGTGGGCCGGGTGGCGCAGACGCTCAACGAGCGGCTCGCCGGGCTCTCCCTGCAGGAGATCCGCACCACGCTCGGCGAGCGGCTGCGTGACGCCGAGCGGACGCCCGGTGACCGCGAACTGCTCAACATCTTCATCGAGGAAGGGGAGGAAATCTTCGGCCTCCCCTCCGGGACCGACGCGGTGGTGCTGGGGAGCGCCCAGATGCTGGCGGGGCAGCCGGAGTTCGCCACCAGCGGACGGATCCGCGACCTGCTGGACCTCACCGAGCGGCGCGACATGCTGCAGCAGGCTCTCGCCGCGCGGCGCGCCAGCGGGCTGACGATCACCATCGGCGGTGAGCACTCGGACACGCGGCTGACCGGCTTCACGCTGGTGACCTCGAGTTACCGGTCGGGCGACCTCGCCGGCGTCATCGGCGTGATCGGGCCGACCCGCATGCCCTACGACAAGATCATCGGACTCGTGGACCACACGAGCCGCCTGGTGGAAGGACTGATGGAGTGAGCGAGTACTACGACCTGCTGGGGATCGCGAAAGACGCCTCCGAGGCCGACATCAAGAAGGCCTACCGGAAGCAGGCGATGGAGCTGCACCCCGACCGCAATCCCTCGCCCGACGCGGAGGAGCGGTTCAAGGAGCTGACCGAGGCCTACGAGGTCCTCAAGGATCCCGACAAGCGGGCCCGCTACGACCGCTACGGCAAGGCGGGCCTGGGTGGCAACGCCGGCGGCCCGGGGTACGGCGGGTTCCACCACGTGGACCTCTCCGAGGCGCTCAACATCTTCATGCGCGACTTCGGCGGCTTCGAGGGCCTGTTCGGGCAGGGCGGCCGCGCCGAGCCGCGCCGCGGCCAGGACATCCGGGTCAGCGTGAAGATCTCGCTCACCGAGGTGGCCACCGGCGCGCGGCGCACCATCAAGCTCAAGACCCTCGACCGCTGCGAGACCTGCGACGGCTCCGGCGCCCGGAAGGGCACCCGGCCCGCCAAGTGCGGAACCTGCGGCGGCAGCGGCGAGGTGCGCCGGGCGGCCCGCAGCATGTTCGGCCAGTTCGTCTCGGTGAGCCCGTGCCCGACGTGCGCCGGCGAGGGGCTGGTGATCGCCACCCCCTGCGACGAGTGCCGCGGCGAAGGCCGGGTGCGCGCCGACAAGACCGTGCAGGTGGAGATCCCCGCCGGGGTCTCGGAGAACAACTACCTCACCCTGCGCAACCAGGGCGCGGTGGGGCCCCGCAACACCCCGCCCGGCGACCTGCTCGTGATGATCGAGATCAAGGACGACGAGCGCTTCGAGCGCGACGGCGACAACCTGGTCTCCGACCTGCCGGTCTCGTTTTCCCAGGCGGCGCTCGGCGTGGCGGTAAAGGTCCCGACGCCCTACGGCGACGAGGCCGTCACCATTCCGGCCGGCACTCAGGGCGGGACGATCCTCAAGCTCAAGGGCAAGGGGCTGCCGCGCCTGGGACAGGCGGGCCGCGGCGACCTCCTCCTCCGGGTCCACGTCTGGACCCCGGAGGAGCTCTCCGACGAGCAGCGCCGCCTGTTCCGCGAGCTGGCCCGCCACGAGGGCGAGCCCCCCAAGCGCGCCGCCGGTTTCTGGTCCAAGCTCAAGGAGGCGCTGGGCGCATGAGTTACTTCGCGATCGAGGTGCAGGCGCCGAGCGGGCAGCGGGACGCCCTGGCGACCTGGCTGGTGGAACAGACGGGGCAGGCGGTCGAAGAGCGGGCGGACGGGACGCTGGTCTCGTTCGCCCTCGACCTTCCGGGCGCGCTCGCCCTCGAGGAGGCCATCGCCTCCTCCCATGGCAGCGAGGTGCACTGCGTCCGGCAGGAACTGGCCGACGTGGACTGGACCACCGCGTGGCGCGCCGGCCTCGGTGTGCGCCGCGTGGGCCGGTTCAGCATCGTGCCCAGCTGGATCACCCATGCGCCCGGGCCGGACGAGATCGTGCTGCGGCTGGACCCGGAGATGGCCTTCGGCAGCGGCGAGCACGGCTCCACCCGCTCGGCCCTCGCGCTGCTCGACCGCGTGGTCCGTCCCGGCGACTTCGTGCTCGACCTGGGCAGCGGCAGCGGCATCCTGTCCATCGCGGCGGTGAAGATCGGCGCGGTGCAGGCGGTCGGCATCGAGGTGGATGGCGAGACCATCCCGATCGCCACCGACAACGTGGCCCGCAACGGCGTCACCGGGCGGGTCGAGTTTCTGGAGGGCGATGCCGCCCAGCTCACCCCGCTGCTGCCCCGGGCCCAGGTCGTGGTCAGCAACATCCTGCGGCTGGTGAACGTGGCGCTGCTCCCCGAGATCCGCGACGCGCTGGCCCCCGGCGGCTCCGCCATCTTCTCCGGCATGGAGCTGGCCGAGGCCGACCTGTTCCGGCCCGCCCTGCGCGACGGCGGCTTCGTGGTGGCGGAAGAGATCGTGGACGAAGGGTGGTGGGCGGTCCGGGCCACCCGGCGGTGATCACCCTGGTCGTGACCCCGGGGCACCTGGCGCCGGGCTCGCTCGCGCCGGTCCCGGAGGAGGAAGCTCACCACCTGCGGGTGCGCCGCGGCGCCGACGCCGAGCCGGTGCGGCTGGTGGACGGGCAGGGGACCGTCGCCCAGGGATCGGTGGTGTGGCAGGGCCGCGAGGCGACCGTCCGGGTGGAGCGGGTGGACCGCCTCCCGGCCCCGGTGCCCCTGTTGCTCGCCGTGGGCGCCGGTGACAAGGAACGCTTCCTCGCGCTGGTGGAAAAGGCCGCTGAACTCGGCGCCACGCTGGTGGTGCCGCTGGCCACCGAGCGGAGCGGCAGCGTGGCCACCGGCGTGCGGGCCAATCACCTGCCACGGCTCCAGCGCCGGGCCCTCGAGGCGCTCAAGCAGTGCGGCGCGGCCTGGGCCCCCGAGGTGGCGCCACCGGAGGATCTGGCGCACTTTCTGGCCCGGGCCCTCCCCGCGGCCCGCTGGCTGGCCGACCAGGACGGGACCGTGCCGGTCGCGGGCGGGGCCAGCCCGCTGGCGGTGGCGGTGGGGCCCGAGGGAGGCTTCACCGCCGCCGAACGGGAACGGCTGCTGGCCGGGGGCTTCTCCCCCGTGCGGCTCGGCCCCAACATTCTGCGGTTCGAGACCGCGGCGACCGCCGCGCTCACGGCGGCGTGGGTATCCCGACAGCGAGAGGGCCATGGCAGCTGACTGCATCTTCTGCAGGATCGTGGCGGGCGACATCCCGGCGAAGGTCGTCCGCAAGAGCGCCGACGCGGTCGCCTTTCACGACCTCACCCCGCAGGCGCCCACCCACGTCCTGGTCATCCCCACGACGCACTACGGCGCCGTCCGCGACGCCCGGGGACCCGAGGGCGAGGCGGTGCTGGGCAAGCTGCTGGCCTTCGCCGCCCTGGTGGCCACCGACCTGGGCCTGGACCAGGGGGGCTACCGGCTGGTGACCAACACCGGCGCCGATGGCGGGCAGTCGGTCTTCCACCTGCACCTGCACCTGCTCGGTGGCCGCCGCCTCGGCTGGCCTCCGGGGTAGGGCATGAAGCGCTCCTTCTTCGGCTACCTGCGGGCCGCCTTCAGCGCCAAGCCGTTCGGGATGTTCGTCGCCCCGAACTGGATCGGGCTGGCGGCGTTCGGCGTGCTGGGCCTCACCAACCCCGGCTTCTGGCTGGTGGGCGCCGGGCTCGAGCTGGCCTACCTCCTGGGCCTCGCCAGCAACGGCCGGTTCCAGCGGGTGATCGACCGCCGCGCCACCGACGGAAGCGAGGCGGAGTGGAAGGCGCGGATGGAAGCCATGGTCCGGCGCCTGACCGACACCGACCAGGCCCGGTACGTCGCGTTCGTCTCCCGCTGCCGCACCATCCTGGACCAGTTTGCCCAGCAGGACCCCACCGGCTCCACCGCGAAGGTGCAGAGCGAGAACCTGAGCAAGCTCATCTGGGTGTACCTGCGGCTGCTGCTGGCGCGGCGGGCGATGAGCCGGGTGCTCAAGGAGCCCACCCTGGGCGAGACCCAGGAGATCGAGCACCGCCTGGCCGAGGTGCGGGCGCGGCTGGCCGACCCGGCCATGGGCGAGGACCTGCGGAAGAGCCTCTCCAGCCAGGCGGAGATCCTGGAGCAGCGGGTAGCCCAGCGGCGCGAGGGGCGGGAGAAGCTCGACTTCCTCGAGGCCGAGATCCTGCGGATCCAGGAACAGGTGGAACTGCTGCGCGAGCAGGCCGCCCTCTCCACCGACGCCGATGGCCTCTCGGCCCGCCTCGACGAGATCACCGGGAGCCTGGGCGGCGCCTCGCAGTGGATCTCCGACCAGCAGAAGCTGTACGGCTCGCTCGACGACCTGCTGGACGAGCCGCCTCCCGCCGCCGCGCGGATCGCCATCCGGGAAGGCCGATGACCGCCACACTGCCCGCCTGGGCCGTCGAGATGCGGGACCTGTTCCGCTCCGGCGCCTGCGCCCAGTTCCTGCTCCACGGCAACATCTTCGACGCGGTGCCCCACGACGGGAAGATGCTGGGCCTCCCGGCCTTCCTCGACCAGGTGATGTTCGCGGGCTACGACGTCATCCTCCGCTACGACCGCAGCCGCGGCATCCGCGCGGTGAAGGGCGGCGAGGACTGGGGTGACTGGCTCCGCGGCGCCCTGGGCGACGCCGCCCAGGCCCAGAGCTACCTGCGCGAACCGGGCGCCGCGCTGGAGCTGATCGACCGCTACCTGCTGCGCACGCTCAACCTGCAGGCCATCCAGGACAAGGCGGCCCAGGCGCGCAAGATCGCGGTGGTGATCGACTTCGCCGAGTTCGTGGTGCCCCGCGGCGACGCGGTGAGCCTCGGGGGCCCCTTCAGCGCCAACGTGGTGAAGGTGCTCGGCTGGGCCAACGACCCGTCGGTGCTGCACGCCAACATCGTGACGGTCCTGCTGGCGGAGGAGCTGCACGACCTCAACGAGCTCGTGGCGGACAACCCGCACGCCGTGGCGCTCCGGGTGCCGCTGCCCGGGGAGCCGGAGATGGCGGAGTACCTCCAGGCCCTGGTGGCCGGTCCCATGCCGGAGCTGGCGGCGAACTCCGACGTGCCCATGGAGCAGCTGGCGCGCCGGCTGACCGGCCTCTCACGGGTGGGCGCCCGCCGGGTGCTCGCGCTGGCGCTGCGCAACGGGGAGCGGATCACCAGCGCCTGGCTCACCCGCATGAAGAAGGAGTCGATCGAGCGGGAGTGCGCCGGCCTGCTCGAGTTCATCGAATCCGGCTTCACCCTGGACCACGTGGCGGGCCTCGAGGCGGTCCGCGCCTGGCTGCGCGAGGACACCGAACTCCTCCGCCGCGGCAAGCTGCACGCCCTCCCCATGGGTTACCTGATCGCCGGCCGGATCGGTACCGGCAAGACGTTCATCGTCACCTGCTGGGCCGGCGAGCTGGGCATTCCCTGCGTGGTGTTCAAGAACTTCCGCGACCGCTGGGTGGGCGCCACCGAGTCGAACCTCGAGAAGATCTTCGCCGTGCTGCGGGCGCTGGGGCAGGTGGTGGTGTTCGTCGACGAGGCCGACCAGGCCGCCGGCAAGCGCGAGGGGGGCGACGGCGACAGCGGCCTCTCCGGCCGGGTCTACGGCATGCTGGCCAAGGAGATGTCGGACACCCGCAACCGGGGCCGGATCATCTGGGTCTTCGCCACCAGCCGCCCCGACCTGCTCGAGGTGGACCTCAAGCGCCAGGGCCGGCTCGACGTGCACATCCCGCTCTTCCCGCCCGAGACGGACGCGGAGCGCCGCGCGCTGCTGCTGGCCGTGGCCCGCAAGATCAAGGTGCCGCTCACCGAGGCCGACCTCCCCGACCTCCCCGACGACCTGACCCTGGGCGGCAACGAGATCGAAGGGGTGTTCGTACGCGGGCTGCGCACCTGGGAGCTGGCCGCGGAGCCGCGGCCGCCGCTCAAGGACATCCTGCACGCCACCTTCCGGGACGTGCGGCCCAACGCCAACACCCGGAAGCTCGAGTACATGGACCTGGTGGCGGTCAAGGAGTGCACCGACACCCGCTTCCTGCCGGCGCGGTTCCGCGACCTGGCGCCGGAAGAGCTGGAACGGCGCATCGAGGAGCTGCGGCGGTTCATGTAGTCGGCTCGGCGGCTCGGCCGCTCGGCCGCAGCGGAGCCCCTTTGACAGTCATGGCGGGCATCCCGATACTTGATCGCGCCGCGAGGGCGGCGACCACACCTCAGGAGGCATCATGGGCCTGTTTGCCCGCGTCGGTCGGCTGTTCAGGGGGTTCCTCGGCCTGTTCATCTCCGGGCTCGAGGAGTCCAATCCCGAAGCGCTGATGGACGCCGCCCGGCAGGAGTTCCGGGAGAAGATGGCCAACTACAACATGGCCCTGGCCCGGATGGCGGGCGTGGCCGAGCGGCTCAAGGGGCAGGTCAAGGCCAAGACGCAGAAGACCGCCGACCTGCAGCGCCGCATCCTGGCCAACCACCAGGCGGGCAACATGGAGCTGGCGGGGACGCTGGCCCGCGAGCTCCAGGAGCTCAAGGCCGACCTCGCCACCGACGCCGCCGAGCTGACCGAGACCGAGGAGGCGTACACCGCCAACCTGCGGCAGGCCAAGGTGGTCCAGAAGGAGTTCGAGGACAAGGTGAAGCGGCTCGAGAAGCAGCTCGACCAGGTGAAGATCAAGGAGGCGCAGGCCGAGGCGGCCGGTGCCCTCAGCAACGCCACGTTCAAGGTGGGCGACCTCGGCGACACCATGAAGACCGTGGACGAGGCGCTGCAGAAGCGCTACGAGCAGGCGGCCGGCAAGGCCCGCGTGGCCAAGGACCTGGTGGACATGGACAAGGTCCGGGAAAAGGAGGGCGAGAGCAAGGCGCTGGAACAGGCCGCGCTGGCGGAGTTCCTGGCCAGCCAGGGCATCCAGGCCGGCCCCACGCCACAGGGGCCATCGGCCCAGAAGGAGATGGGGCCGTCCAATGGCTGACGAGAAGCCGCGGGTCACCTTCCTGGGCAAGCTGCTCTCGCTCGCGCTGATCGGCGGGCTGGTCTGGTTCGGGGCCCAGATGCTGCGCGGGAAGCCGGTGACCCTCCCGTCCATCCCTGGGGTCACCCCCGACGCGCCCGCCAGCGAGGTGAGCGAGGTCCAGACCACCGTGCCGGTGCTGGCGCCGGCCGCGGCCTACCAGCTCCCCGCCGACAGCACGGTGCTGATCGAGATCAGCGAGTACGCGGGGTACGCCGGACTCATCGCCGCCAATGGCGGGCTGGCCCCCAACCCGGCCTCGCTCCTCACCAAGTACTGCGGCTGCCGGGTGAAGCTCGCCATCAGCGAGGAAGAGAGCTGGTCCGCCCTCAACAGCGGGCGGCTCGCCGCCTCCGTGACCACCACCGATGTGCTGGCGGTGTATGGCCGGCAGTTCAAGGTGAAGGTGCCGGTGCAGCTCGGCTTCTCCCGCGGTGCCGACGGCATCGTGGTGCGCAGCGACATCCGGCGGATCAACGCCCTCAAGGGCAGGGTCGTCGCGGCGGCCCAGTTCACCGAGACCGACTTCTTCATCCGCTACCTGGCCCAGGAGGCGGGGCTCGGCATCACCATGCTCGGGGGCCTCGAGGCCGCCCCGAACCCCGAGACGCTGAACCTGGTCTACACCGACGACGGCTTCGCCGCCGGCGACCTCTTCCTGGCCGACCTCAAGGGCGGCGGCAACCGGCTGGCCGGGGCCGTCACCTGGGAACCCAAGACCTCCGAGGTGCTGTCCCGGGGCGGCAGCGCGGCGCGGCTGCTCACCAGCAACAAGAACCTGCTCATCATCGCCGACGTCCTGGTGGTCAACGAGGGCTTCGCCCAGCAGCATCCCCAGATCGTGGAGGGGCTGGTGCGCGGCATCCTCGAGGGAAACAAGCTGGTGCGGCAGACGCCCGAGAGCCAGCTGGCGGTAGTGGGGCAGGCGTTCAAGTGGTCCGCCGACCAGACCCGGGCGGAGCTCCAGAAGGTGCACCTCTCCAACCTGCCCGAGAACCTGGCCTTCTTCTCCGGCGCCATCGACGCCGCCGGCAGCTTCGGCGGGATCTACCAGTCGGCGGTCTTCGCCTACGGCAGCGAACTGGTCAAGGATCCCGCCGACCCTTCGCGCTTCGCCGATGGCGCCGCGCTCGCGGCGCTCGACAAGGCGGGGATGTTCAAGGGCGAGACCATCGCCATCGCGCCCATCGCCGGTGGGCCGAGCGGCAGCCTCGAGAATGACCCGCTGCTCTCCAAGGACATCCGCTTCCTGTTCCAGCCCAACTCCGCCAGCCTGGACCAGGCTCAGGCGGAGAACCTGCGGAACCTCGAGGCCATCAAGCAGCTGCTCACGGTGAGCCCCGGCTCCACCGTGCTGCTGCGGGGGCACGTGGACAACTCCATGGTGGACGAGTTCCGCAAGCGCGGCGGCGAGGACCTGGTGCGCCGCATGGCGCTCAAGGCGGTGGAGCTCTCCCGCGACCGGGCCGGGGAGATCCAGAAGCTCCTCATCGCCAAGTACAACGTGAGCCCCAAGCGGCTGGAGATCGTGGGGCGCGGATGGGACGAGCCGGCCGGCCCCGACGCCGACGGGAACCGCCGGGTCGAGGTGCAGTGGTTCACGCTGGAGTAGGGCGGGAGGGCGGTACCCTCGGGCCGCCCTTGCCTTTGGCCCTCCGACCCCCTAAGTTCGCCTTTCTCAATACCATACGCCTTCAATGGCGACCGGAGAGGGGTGAGTCCAGTAATGTCCGAAGTCATCATCCACGATGACGAGAGCTTCGAGCGGGCCCTCAAGCGGTTCAAGAAAAAGTGCGAGAAGGCCGGGATCCTTTCCGACCTGCGTAAGCACCGCCACTATGAGAAGCCGTCTGAGAAGCGGAAGCGGAAGCAGAACGCGGCGCAGCGCAAGAGCCGCCGCTCCTATCCGCGTACCCCTCGGGTCTAGTCCAGCATGGCTGTGGTGAAGACCGGTCGTACGCCTCGCGGAGTACCGCGGGCCTGATGGCCGACCAGATCGAGACGAATACCCCGGACGGGGTGCTGGTGTCTACGGACGCTGGCACCCCGTCCGCCTTTCCGGGGCACTTTTCCGCCTCCCGCCCCGCCGACGGCCCCGATTTCTGGCAGGCCCCGCTCTCCGACCTCGAGTTCCCCGCCGTCCTGGACGAGGTCGCCGCGCGCGCTGCCGGCCCGCTGGGCGCCGCCAGCGTGCGCGCCCGTCGTCCCTCCACCGACACCGCCCAGGTGCGGGAGGAACTCGTCCGCGTCGACCAGCTGGCGCGGCTGGCCCGCGGCGGCCGGGGGGTGGTCGCGGAGTCGGTCCCCGAGGCGACCGCCATCCTGGGCCGCCTGCGCATTCCCGGCAGCGTGCTCGACGGCCAGGAGCTGCTCGCGCTGCGCCGCACGCTCACCGCCGCGCGCCTCGTGGTGGGTGAGCTCCGCCGGGTGGCGGCCGAGGCGCCGCAGGTGGCGCCGCTCGAGGCGCCGCTCCCGGTCAAGCCGCTGGAGAAGCGGCTGGAGCAGGCGCTCGACGATGACGGCGGCGTCCGTGACACCGCGAGCCCGGCGCTCGCCGAGGCGCGCAGTGACATCCGGACTGCGCGCGAGCGGCTGGTGCAGAAGCTCGAGGTGATCCTCCGCGCCGTGGGGGGCGAGGGGGGGGTCACCCTGCGCGACGGGCGCTACGTCATCCCCGTGCCGCGGGACCTCCGCACCCGGCCCGACGGCATCATCCACGGCGAGTCCGCCAGCGGCGCCACGCTCTACCTGGAGCCGGCCGCCGTGATCGGGCTCGGCAACGCGCTGCGCGAGGCCGAGGCCCGCGCCACGCGGGAGGAGCTCAAGGTCCTGCGCGACCTGAGCGAGGGGCTCCGTCCCCACGTGGCCGAGCTGCGCGCGCTGCACCAGATGTGCGTGGCCGTGGACGACCTCGTGGCGCGGGCCCGGTGGGCCGCCGAGGTGGATGGCCATGCGCCGGTGGTGGTCACGGCACCGGCGGAGTTGTGCATCGTCCGTGGCCGCCATCCCCTGCTGCTGGCCTCCGAGCCCGCCAGCGGCCGCTCGGCGGCGCCACCGGTGGTGGTGCCCTTCGACCTGACCATCGCGGAGGGGGAGCGGACCATCCTCCTCTCCGGCCCCAACACCGGCGGAAAGTCGGTGCTGCTCAAGGCGGTCGGGCTGCACGTGGCGCTGGCCCAGAGCGGGATCATCCCGCCGGTGGGGCCCGGCAGCACCCTCCCGGTCTGCCGCCGCATCTTCTCCGACATCGGCGACCGGCAGTCCATCGCCGCCAGCCTCTCCACCTTCAGCGCCCACCTCACGCTGCTGCGCGAGATCCTCGACGACGCGGACGAGGGTTCCCTGGTGCTGCTGGACGAAGTAGGGAGCGGGACCGATCCCGCCGAGGGGGCCGCGCTCGCCGCCGCCGCGCTGGTGTCGCTCACCCGCCGCGGGGCCCTGACCCTCGCCACCACGCACCTCGGTGCGCTCAAGCGCATCGCCACCTCCACGCCGGGCGTGGTGAACGCCTCGCTGCAGTTCGACGCCGCCACGCTCCGGCCCACCTACCTGCTCGCCAAGGGGGTGCCGGGCCGGTCCTACGGGCTGGCCATCGCGCGGCGGCTCGGGGTACGGGCCGACGTGCTGGCCGAGGCCGAAGCCCAGGTGCCCGACGCCGAGCGCACGCTCGATGCGCTCCTGGCGCAGGTGGAGGCGCGGGACCGCGCCCTGGCGCTGCGCGAGGAGGAGCTGCGGGTCCGGCTGGAGGTGGCGGAGGACCGGACCGCCGCCCTCGCGGCCCAGGCCGAAGCGCAGGAGATCCGCGACACCGCCCTCCGCAAGCGCGAACGCGAGGCCGAGAAGTCGGCGCGCGAGCAGGCCCGCGCCTTCCTGCTCGATGCGCGCGAAAAGGTGGAAGCCGCCATCGCCAAGGCGGGCGAGGCGCGGGACGAGAGCGCCCGCGAGGCGCGGCGCGCCGTGGAGCAGGCGGCGGCGGAGGCCGCCGGCGCCGTGCGGGCCATGGATGACCTGGAACGGCGGCTCGGTGGCCCGGCGGCGGCTTCCCTCGTGCCCGGGACCCGGGTGCGCATGGAGAGCGGGACCATCGGCCACGTGCTCGAGGTCCGCGGCGACGGCAAGGCCGTGGTCCGGGTGGGCTCCCTCAAGCTGGTGGTGGAGCCGGCGTCGCTGACCCCGCTCGCGGAGGCGCCGGGCCGCCGGCGGGTCGAGGCGCCGAGCCGCGAGCCCACCGACGCCGCGAGCTTCGAGCTCGATCTCCGCGGCCTCACCGGCGAGGAGGCCGAACAGACCGTGCTCGCGGCCCTCGACGCGGCGGTCCTCGCCGAGCAGCCCTACCTGCGGATCATCCACGGCAAGGGCACCGGCGTGGTCCGCGACCGGGTCCAGCAGGTGCTCCGCCGCGACCGCCGGGTGCGCAGCCACGCCTTTGCCCCCGCCAACCTGGGCGGCACCGGCGTGACGGTGGTGGAGTTCGCCGGATGAGCATGATCCCCGACGAGATCATCGAGCAGGTGCGCGACGCCGCCGACCTGGTGTCGATCATCGGCGAGAAGGTCGACCTCAAGCGCACCGGGGCGGACTACCGCGGCGCCTGCCCCTTCCACGGTGGGCAGCATCGCAACTTCGCGGTGATCCCCAAGAAGGGGAGCTTCTACTGCTTCGTCTGCAAGGCGGCGGGCGACATCTTCTCGTGGTACATGAAGCAGTACGGCATGGACTATCCCACCGCGGTGCGCGAGGTGGCGAAGAAGGTGGGCGTGGTGATTCCCGAGTCCGGCCCCCGGCAGGGGCCCGACCCGCGCGAACCGCTGTTCCAGGCGGTGGCGGTGGCGCACGACTGGTTCGTCCGCCAGCTGGCGGAGAACCCCGAGGCCGCCGGCGCGCGGAAGTACCTCGCCGGCCGCGGCATCGACCTCGAAGCGGCCGGGCCCTACGAGCTGGGCTACGCCCCCCGGGGCGCCGCTTTCCAGCAGGCCATGACCCAGCTCGGCCTCGATCCCCGGCTGCTGCTCGAGGCTGGCCTCCTGGCCCAGCGCGAGGACGGCACGATCATCCCCCGGTTCCGCGGCCGGCTGCTCTTCCCCATCCACGACCTCCGCGGCCGGGTGGTGGGCTTCGGTGGCCGGCTGCTCGGTCCGGGCGAACCCAAGTACCTCAACAGCCCCGAGTCGCCGGTGTTCCACAAGGGCGGCACGCTGTACAACCTGCACGCCGCCAAGAACCACATCCGCAAGGAAGGCGCGGTCATCCTGGTCGAGGGCTACTTCGACGTGCTGCGGCTGGTCATGGCCGGCATCGAGCACGTGGTGGCCCCGCTGGGGACCGCGCTCACCGCCGAGCAGGCGGTGCTGCTCAAGCGCTTCGCCCCGCAGGCCGTGCTGCTGCTCGACAGCGACATGGCCGGCCTCAAGGCCACTTTCCGCGCCGCCGACGAGCTGCTGCGCCATGAGGTGCGGGTCCGGGTGGCCACCATGCCCGAGGGCGAGGATCCGGACACCCTGGTGCAGCGGGGCGGGGCGGAGGCGCTCGGGCCCATCCTGCGCGACGCCCTCGACGTGATGGAGCGGAAGATCCAGATCCTCGACCGGCGCGGCTGGTTCAGCGGGATCGAGCATCGCCGGGAGGCGCTCGACCGCCTGCTCCCCACCATCCGCGCCACCCGCGACCCGATCCAGCGGGAGTTGTACCTCTCGCTGGTCTCGGAGCGGTCCGGCGTGGACAAGAAGGTGCTGGAGCACGAAGTCGCCACCCGCCCCGAAGCCGCCCGCGGAGCCGCCGGGCCGCCGGGCCGCGGAGCCGCCGCCGCGACGGACCGCGGAGCCGGCGGGCCCGCGCTCCGGCGCCCGCACCGAGGTGCAGCTGCTGCGGCTGATGATCCAGAGCGAGGAGTGGCGGCACCGGGCCCACGAGGAGCTGCACCCGGAGTGGTTCGAGTCGACCGCCAACCGGATGCTGTTCGACGTGCTGCTCGGCCTGAGCGAGCCCGGGGTGGCGCTGCCCCCCGACGGGCTCCCCGACGCGCTGCG
The Gemmatimonadota bacterium DNA segment above includes these coding regions:
- a CDS encoding 16S rRNA (uracil(1498)-N(3))-methyltransferase; the encoded protein is MITLVVTPGHLAPGSLAPVPEEEAHHLRVRRGADAEPVRLVDGQGTVAQGSVVWQGREATVRVERVDRLPAPVPLLLAVGAGDKERFLALVEKAAELGATLVVPLATERSGSVATGVRANHLPRLQRRALEALKQCGAAWAPEVAPPEDLAHFLARALPAARWLADQDGTVPVAGGASPLAVAVGPEGGFTAAERERLLAGGFSPVRLGPNILRFETAATAALTAAWVSRQREGHGS
- the dnaJ gene encoding molecular chaperone DnaJ, whose protein sequence is MSEYYDLLGIAKDASEADIKKAYRKQAMELHPDRNPSPDAEERFKELTEAYEVLKDPDKRARYDRYGKAGLGGNAGGPGYGGFHHVDLSEALNIFMRDFGGFEGLFGQGGRAEPRRGQDIRVSVKISLTEVATGARRTIKLKTLDRCETCDGSGARKGTRPAKCGTCGGSGEVRRAARSMFGQFVSVSPCPTCAGEGLVIATPCDECRGEGRVRADKTVQVEIPAGVSENNYLTLRNQGAVGPRNTPPGDLLVMIEIKDDERFERDGDNLVSDLPVSFSQAALGVAVKVPTPYGDEAVTIPAGTQGGTILKLKGKGLPRLGQAGRGDLLLRVHVWTPEELSDEQRRLFRELARHEGEPPKRAAGFWSKLKEALGA
- a CDS encoding 50S ribosomal protein L11 methyltransferase, with the protein product MSYFAIEVQAPSGQRDALATWLVEQTGQAVEERADGTLVSFALDLPGALALEEAIASSHGSEVHCVRQELADVDWTTAWRAGLGVRRVGRFSIVPSWITHAPGPDEIVLRLDPEMAFGSGEHGSTRSALALLDRVVRPGDFVLDLGSGSGILSIAAVKIGAVQAVGIEVDGETIPIATDNVARNGVTGRVEFLEGDAAQLTPLLPRAQVVVSNILRLVNVALLPEIRDALAPGGSAIFSGMELAEADLFRPALRDGGFVVAEEIVDEGWWAVRATRR
- the hrcA gene encoding heat-inducible transcription repressor HrcA; this translates as MSADGLSDREIRVLEAVIQVYIETAEPAGSQTIAQRFPLGVSSATIRNTMGELEEKGYLYHPHTSAGRIPTDRAYRWYVNNLAGLAPPSSEDQRMLTAELGTARSALEEILRRAAQVLGVLTNELGVAVAPAFDQVVLEKIDLTQVSTERLLLVFHLKSGAVRTIFVQVSGHLPADTVGRVAQTLNERLAGLSLQEIRTTLGERLRDAERTPGDRELLNIFIEEGEEIFGLPSGTDAVVLGSAQMLAGQPEFATSGRIRDLLDLTERRDMLQQALAARRASGLTITIGGEHSDTRLTGFTLVTSSYRSGDLAGVIGVIGPTRMPYDKIIGLVDHTSRLVEGLME
- a CDS encoding histidine triad nucleotide-binding protein, which codes for MAADCIFCRIVAGDIPAKVVRKSADAVAFHDLTPQAPTHVLVIPTTHYGAVRDARGPEGEAVLGKLLAFAALVATDLGLDQGGYRLVTNTGADGGQSVFHLHLHLLGGRRLGWPPG
- a CDS encoding ATP-binding protein — its product is MTATLPAWAVEMRDLFRSGACAQFLLHGNIFDAVPHDGKMLGLPAFLDQVMFAGYDVILRYDRSRGIRAVKGGEDWGDWLRGALGDAAQAQSYLREPGAALELIDRYLLRTLNLQAIQDKAAQARKIAVVIDFAEFVVPRGDAVSLGGPFSANVVKVLGWANDPSVLHANIVTVLLAEELHDLNELVADNPHAVALRVPLPGEPEMAEYLQALVAGPMPELAANSDVPMEQLARRLTGLSRVGARRVLALALRNGERITSAWLTRMKKESIERECAGLLEFIESGFTLDHVAGLEAVRAWLREDTELLRRGKLHALPMGYLIAGRIGTGKTFIVTCWAGELGIPCVVFKNFRDRWVGATESNLEKIFAVLRALGQVVVFVDEADQAAGKREGGDGDSGLSGRVYGMLAKEMSDTRNRGRIIWVFATSRPDLLEVDLKRQGRLDVHIPLFPPETDAERRALLLAVARKIKVPLTEADLPDLPDDLTLGGNEIEGVFVRGLRTWELAAEPRPPLKDILHATFRDVRPNANTRKLEYMDLVAVKECTDTRFLPARFRDLAPEELERRIEELRRFM